One Arthrobacter sp. StoSoilB20 DNA segment encodes these proteins:
- a CDS encoding ABC transporter ATP-binding protein, whose amino-acid sequence MAEAMIEFKSVTKQYQGGQPAVDALSMSIDKGSITVFVGPSGCGKTTSLRMINRMVEPTSGTITVGGKDVSQVPAPELRRSMGYVMQSSGLLPHRSVLDNIATVPRLNGVSKSDARKRAEELLDVVGLASVLGKRYPSQLSGGQQQRVGVARALAADPPVLLMDEPFSAVDPVVRDELQQELLRLQRELAKTIVFVTHDIDEATVLGDKVAVFAVGGKLAQYAAPEEILRAPANDFVASFVGRDRGFRHLAFNTADAVTLHPVTMVSPSAGHQAGRASGEWALVVDADSRPLGWSSPRDGAGLIPGGSLFRKGDTLRRALDAALSSPSGLGVAVDDDGRVAGVLKAPEVLALIEEVRHHREDAT is encoded by the coding sequence ATGGCCGAAGCCATGATTGAGTTCAAGAGCGTCACCAAGCAATACCAGGGTGGGCAGCCGGCCGTGGACGCTCTCAGCATGTCCATCGACAAAGGCTCCATCACCGTGTTTGTTGGCCCTTCGGGCTGCGGCAAGACCACATCCCTGCGCATGATCAACCGGATGGTGGAGCCAACCAGCGGAACCATCACCGTTGGGGGCAAGGACGTTTCGCAGGTTCCCGCCCCGGAGCTACGCCGCTCCATGGGCTACGTCATGCAGTCATCGGGCCTGCTGCCGCACCGGTCGGTGCTGGATAACATCGCTACAGTCCCGCGGCTCAACGGGGTATCCAAGTCCGATGCGCGCAAACGCGCAGAGGAATTGCTCGACGTCGTGGGGCTGGCTTCGGTTCTTGGCAAGCGCTACCCGTCCCAGCTCTCAGGTGGCCAGCAGCAGCGCGTCGGGGTTGCCCGGGCGCTCGCTGCTGATCCACCCGTCCTGCTGATGGATGAACCCTTCAGCGCGGTTGATCCAGTGGTCCGTGACGAACTTCAGCAGGAGCTCCTTCGCCTGCAACGGGAACTGGCTAAAACCATCGTCTTTGTCACCCACGACATCGATGAGGCAACTGTTCTTGGCGATAAAGTTGCCGTCTTCGCCGTGGGAGGAAAACTGGCTCAATATGCTGCGCCGGAAGAAATCCTTCGGGCGCCGGCCAACGACTTCGTCGCATCCTTCGTCGGGCGCGACCGCGGCTTCAGGCACCTTGCTTTCAATACAGCCGATGCCGTCACCCTGCACCCGGTAACCATGGTCAGCCCTTCGGCTGGTCATCAGGCGGGCCGGGCATCGGGGGAGTGGGCCTTGGTAGTGGACGCCGACTCCCGCCCGCTGGGATGGTCCTCTCCGCGTGACGGCGCGGGTTTGATCCCGGGCGGTTCGTTGTTCCGCAAGGGAGACACCCTGCGCCGCGCCCTGGACGCGGCGTTGTCCTCGCCGTCGGGTCTTGGCGTAGCAGTGGACGACGACGGCCGCGTTGCCGGAGTCCTGAAGGCGCCCGAAGTCCTGGCCCTCATTGAAGAAGTCCGGCACCACAGGGAGGACGCCACCTGA
- the rsgA gene encoding ribosome small subunit-dependent GTPase A, giving the protein MKTYASISDPSFSPASTKQRPARGPVEYGYTDKTAELFRVHTPPEQQENSSPGRIVRLDRNRVLVASADGLLHLPYPTQGPVPATGDWVWLGHNTAGEPAVVEVLPRQSALSRKRAFEASSEEQVLGSNIDIVAVVVPVDRPLTHNRLERTLVAAWDSGATPLVVITKADLADLADDVVGEVILQAAGVEVVTTSAEQGDGLDELLQHIPTGATLVLLGPSGAGKSTLINALAGHEVQQTGAVRAGDGKGKHTTTSRELVPLPGGAVLMDTPGVRGFGLFDADEGMEEMFGDLETLFAQCRFGDCAHQAEPGCAVQEALAEETLDPRRWASYQKLQRELAALARKHDAAARRAYQREWHQKVMSADRGQRAAERYRHDQAEARGGKAGKRRKR; this is encoded by the coding sequence TTGAAAACTTACGCTTCAATAAGCGACCCATCTTTCAGCCCGGCATCAACCAAGCAACGTCCCGCCAGGGGACCAGTAGAGTACGGCTACACCGATAAAACCGCGGAGCTCTTCCGCGTCCACACTCCACCGGAACAGCAGGAAAACTCCAGCCCGGGCCGTATTGTGCGCCTGGACCGCAACCGGGTGCTCGTAGCGTCGGCCGACGGTCTGCTGCACTTGCCCTATCCAACACAGGGTCCGGTACCTGCTACCGGTGACTGGGTCTGGCTGGGCCATAACACCGCGGGTGAGCCTGCCGTCGTCGAGGTTCTTCCCCGGCAGTCGGCGCTGAGCCGGAAACGCGCCTTTGAGGCCTCCTCCGAGGAACAGGTCCTTGGCAGCAACATCGACATTGTGGCCGTAGTGGTGCCGGTGGACCGTCCCCTGACCCACAACCGTCTTGAGCGGACGTTGGTTGCGGCGTGGGATTCCGGTGCTACGCCGCTGGTGGTCATCACCAAAGCCGACCTGGCCGATCTGGCTGACGACGTCGTGGGGGAGGTCATTCTGCAGGCTGCAGGAGTGGAGGTGGTGACCACTTCTGCAGAGCAAGGGGACGGGCTCGATGAACTCCTGCAACACATACCCACTGGTGCAACCCTTGTCCTGTTGGGTCCTTCCGGTGCAGGAAAATCAACGCTCATCAATGCCCTTGCCGGCCATGAGGTCCAGCAAACCGGTGCGGTCCGGGCAGGTGACGGCAAGGGCAAACACACCACAACCTCACGTGAACTGGTGCCACTGCCCGGCGGTGCGGTGCTGATGGATACCCCGGGCGTCCGTGGTTTTGGACTCTTTGACGCGGACGAGGGCATGGAGGAGATGTTCGGCGATCTTGAAACTCTCTTCGCCCAATGCCGCTTCGGCGACTGTGCCCACCAAGCGGAGCCGGGCTGCGCGGTCCAGGAGGCGCTGGCGGAGGAAACACTGGATCCCCGGCGTTGGGCCAGCTACCAGAAACTGCAACGTGAGTTGGCTGCGCTGGCCCGGAAACACGACGCAGCAGCCCGGCGTGCGTACCAGCGCGAATGGCACCAAAAGGTCATGTCGGCGGACCGCGGCCAGCGCGCGGCGGAAAGGTACAGGCACGACCAAGCTGAGGCACGGGGAGGCAAAGCAGGCAAACGGCGGAAGCGATGA
- a CDS encoding pirin family protein: MTNLDTSPAQEVCPAAHEGQGPCVQLWPEREVPLGGVRAMNVMRTLPQRGLPTVGAWCFLDSFGPDRVAMSVLPHPHSGLQTVTWPLEGAVRHRDSVGSDVVVRPGELNIMTAGHGISHSEFSVLPATSGSSSSPLVEQLPVSRGLQLWVALPEEHRHRAPSFEQVRDLPVAVGQGFTATVMVGEFAGQRSPATMFSPILGADITGTGTLELPLQPEFEHAVLVLDGQLVIDGQDVEAGPLAYLGAGRSLLSVEAKPDTRFMLLGGEPFGEDLLMWWNFVGRTHEEVEQAREQWEAEGLLDDAAAATSRFGHVQGHGPDAGPEAGRIPAPPLPGVKLRPRTRG, translated from the coding sequence ATGACCAATCTTGATACTTCCCCCGCCCAGGAAGTATGTCCGGCGGCCCACGAAGGTCAGGGGCCATGCGTGCAGCTGTGGCCCGAACGCGAAGTTCCCCTCGGCGGTGTCCGGGCCATGAACGTCATGCGGACCCTGCCCCAACGTGGGCTGCCTACTGTGGGTGCGTGGTGCTTCCTGGACAGTTTTGGCCCGGACCGGGTGGCCATGAGCGTCCTGCCCCACCCGCACAGCGGCCTTCAAACTGTCACGTGGCCCCTCGAAGGGGCCGTCAGGCACCGGGACAGCGTGGGCAGCGATGTCGTGGTCCGGCCAGGCGAGCTCAACATCATGACCGCGGGCCATGGAATCTCGCACTCGGAGTTCTCAGTCCTGCCCGCCACCAGCGGATCAAGTTCAAGCCCGCTGGTGGAACAGCTGCCTGTCTCCCGTGGGCTGCAACTGTGGGTTGCATTGCCCGAAGAGCATCGCCACCGGGCGCCGTCGTTCGAGCAGGTCCGGGACCTGCCCGTGGCGGTGGGCCAGGGTTTCACCGCCACAGTGATGGTGGGGGAATTTGCGGGCCAGCGCTCCCCCGCCACCATGTTCAGCCCCATTCTTGGAGCCGATATCACCGGCACTGGAACCCTTGAGCTGCCTTTGCAACCGGAGTTCGAACACGCCGTGTTGGTCCTGGACGGCCAACTTGTCATTGACGGCCAGGATGTCGAGGCCGGCCCGTTGGCCTACTTGGGCGCAGGTAGATCGCTTCTGAGCGTGGAAGCAAAACCCGACACCCGCTTCATGCTCCTGGGCGGCGAGCCGTTCGGTGAAGACCTGCTCATGTGGTGGAACTTCGTTGGGCGGACGCACGAGGAAGTGGAACAGGCCCGCGAACAATGGGAGGCAGAGGGTTTGCTCGACGACGCCGCTGCCGCCACCTCACGCTTCGGGCACGTCCAAGGCCACGGGCCCGACGCCGGACCGGAGGCCGGACGAATTCCCGCTCCCCCGCTGCCAGGCGTCAAGCTGCGCCCCAGAACCCGCGGCTGA
- a CDS encoding NUDIX hydrolase, with product MTLQFDTRPAAYAVMIREGKILLAYWKQDGKEGWTLPGGGLDLAEHPVDGCRREVFEETGYEARIDRMLGIDVGHWPGDVRPDGSVRDFQALRLVYEATVVGGELTHEVDGSTTHAAWVPLDDVGKLNRVSLVDTALRLHRERPVNGKLD from the coding sequence ATGACCCTGCAGTTCGACACCCGCCCAGCCGCGTACGCCGTAATGATCCGGGAAGGGAAGATCCTGCTGGCCTATTGGAAGCAGGATGGCAAAGAAGGGTGGACACTTCCCGGCGGAGGGTTGGACCTCGCTGAACATCCTGTGGACGGCTGCCGGCGCGAAGTTTTCGAGGAAACCGGCTACGAAGCGCGTATTGATCGCATGCTGGGTATCGACGTCGGCCACTGGCCCGGCGATGTCCGCCCGGATGGCTCAGTCAGGGACTTCCAGGCCTTGCGCCTGGTATATGAGGCCACGGTGGTGGGCGGCGAACTGACCCACGAGGTAGATGGAAGCACCACCCATGCTGCTTGGGTTCCGCTGGACGACGTCGGCAAACTCAACCGGGTTTCTTTGGTTGACACTGCCTTGCGGCTCCACCGGGAGCGCCCGGTAAATGGGAAGCTCGACTAA
- a CDS encoding nitronate monooxygenase, producing MPYSLFHTPFIAAPMAGGTSTPALVRAVHEGGGLGFLAAGYKGADAMLAEIAAARALGIRFGMNVFVPDLRQLPPDREAVARIEAYRAELEPEAARYGVALPPLRLDDDDAWQDKIDALIADPVEFVSFAFGLPGKPVVRALQKAGSRVISSVTSAEEALAAAEEGPDALAVQHNSAGGHTAAFLPARRGQEARTTAELLAQVRGAVGLPLIAAGAVMDSQGLREVLEAGASAAQIGTALVRTTESGARQPHKDALGDPAFTQTAMTRAFTGRMARSLVNDFVRDHQDAPEGYPAIHHLTAPVRAASSAAGDPQRLNLWAGTGWQRARQGSATDVVREYLNGL from the coding sequence ATGCCATATTCCCTGTTCCATACACCCTTTATTGCAGCTCCCATGGCGGGCGGAACGTCGACGCCGGCGTTGGTGCGCGCCGTTCATGAGGGCGGCGGACTCGGGTTCCTTGCCGCGGGCTACAAGGGAGCGGACGCCATGCTTGCCGAGATTGCTGCGGCAAGGGCCCTGGGCATTCGTTTTGGCATGAACGTCTTTGTCCCTGACCTGCGGCAGCTCCCACCCGACAGGGAGGCTGTGGCTCGGATCGAGGCCTACCGTGCAGAGCTGGAACCTGAGGCTGCCCGATACGGGGTGGCGCTGCCACCCCTCCGCCTCGACGATGACGACGCCTGGCAGGACAAGATCGATGCCCTGATCGCGGACCCCGTGGAGTTTGTCAGCTTCGCGTTCGGCCTTCCGGGAAAGCCGGTGGTCCGGGCCTTGCAAAAAGCGGGCAGCCGGGTCATTTCCAGTGTTACCAGTGCCGAGGAAGCTCTTGCTGCTGCAGAGGAAGGCCCTGACGCCCTTGCGGTGCAACACAACTCTGCCGGAGGGCATACTGCGGCCTTCCTGCCTGCCCGGCGGGGACAAGAAGCCCGCACGACGGCGGAACTGCTCGCCCAGGTGCGTGGCGCCGTCGGCCTTCCCCTGATCGCGGCCGGGGCCGTCATGGACAGCCAAGGTCTGCGTGAGGTGCTGGAGGCCGGTGCGTCGGCCGCGCAGATCGGCACGGCACTGGTGCGGACCACCGAGAGTGGCGCCCGGCAACCGCACAAGGACGCGTTGGGAGACCCTGCGTTTACGCAAACAGCCATGACCCGTGCGTTCACCGGAAGGATGGCCCGATCACTGGTCAATGACTTTGTTCGTGACCACCAGGACGCCCCTGAGGGATACCCTGCCATCCATCACCTCACGGCACCGGTCAGGGCGGCTTCGTCGGCGGCCGGGGATCCGCAGCGACTGAACCTGTGGGCGGGCACCGGCTGGCAGCGGGCGCGGCAAGGCTCGGCCACTGACGTGGTCAGGGAGTACCTGAACGGGCTCTGA
- a CDS encoding beta-galactosidase family protein has translation MNNALLSYHDAVLYRSGEPYRILAGAIHYFRVHPDLWQDRLRRLKAMGANTVDTYVAWNFHQPKRDQAPDFSGWRDIGRFMDLAAGEGLDVIVRPGPYICAEWDNGGFPAWLTGIPGIGLRCMDPMFTAAIEEWFDHLLPIVAARQASSGGPVVAVQIENEYGSYGDDHEYIRWNRRALEERGITEMLFTADGGTDYFLDGGSIDGTWATATLGSRGDEAIATWQRRRPGEPFFNVEFWGGWFDHWGELHHRRDADDAAAEARKMLDAGGSLCAYMAHGGTNFGLTSGSNHDGTMLQPTVTSYDSDAPIAENGALTPKFHAFRKEFFRAQGIEELPELPVELLADSPVIPAQSLPLGSGQGLLSIVRNAGIAVASVKPLSFEQLGLDAGLVLYSAEAILPGQPGMPVESRLKITGLNDRAYVWVDGNFAGVLDDVTGAEGLLVTGTGVAARLEILVENLGRINYGPLTGHGKGILGGVLINQRYTFHWTQTPVPLAEWTQDHLDVLSGVEFEIGEAADTYIALPDSEKGFVWLNGFLLGRYWNKGPQVTLYAPAPLLKPGRNSIKVLELGKPGTVVELREAPDLGPVEAGPIEAAELP, from the coding sequence GTGAACAACGCCCTCCTGAGCTACCACGACGCCGTCCTTTACCGTTCGGGTGAACCGTATCGCATCCTCGCTGGAGCCATCCACTACTTCCGCGTGCACCCGGACCTGTGGCAGGACCGGCTGCGTCGCCTCAAAGCCATGGGCGCCAACACCGTGGACACTTACGTTGCTTGGAACTTCCACCAGCCTAAACGCGACCAGGCCCCGGACTTCAGCGGCTGGCGTGACATCGGGCGTTTCATGGACCTCGCTGCCGGGGAGGGCCTGGACGTCATCGTCCGTCCGGGGCCCTATATCTGTGCTGAGTGGGACAACGGGGGTTTTCCGGCTTGGTTGACCGGCATTCCCGGAATCGGCCTGCGCTGCATGGACCCCATGTTCACTGCGGCCATCGAGGAATGGTTTGACCACCTCCTGCCGATCGTGGCAGCACGGCAGGCTTCGTCAGGAGGCCCTGTGGTGGCCGTGCAGATAGAAAACGAATACGGCAGCTACGGTGACGACCACGAATACATCCGATGGAACCGGCGGGCCCTGGAAGAGCGGGGCATCACCGAGATGCTCTTCACTGCCGACGGCGGCACCGACTACTTCCTCGACGGCGGCTCGATCGACGGCACCTGGGCCACCGCCACGCTGGGAAGCCGGGGCGATGAAGCCATAGCCACCTGGCAGCGGCGCCGCCCCGGAGAGCCGTTCTTCAACGTTGAGTTCTGGGGAGGTTGGTTCGATCACTGGGGCGAACTCCACCACCGCCGCGACGCCGATGACGCGGCAGCGGAAGCACGCAAGATGCTCGATGCCGGCGGATCGCTCTGCGCTTACATGGCTCACGGAGGGACCAACTTCGGCCTCACCTCGGGCAGCAACCACGACGGCACCATGCTCCAGCCCACGGTCACCAGTTACGACTCCGACGCTCCGATCGCGGAGAACGGCGCCCTGACGCCGAAGTTCCATGCTTTCCGAAAAGAATTCTTCCGTGCCCAAGGCATCGAAGAACTCCCGGAACTCCCAGTGGAATTGCTGGCGGATTCTCCCGTTATTCCGGCCCAGTCACTGCCACTGGGTAGCGGGCAAGGCCTGCTTTCGATCGTCCGGAACGCGGGGATTGCCGTTGCCAGCGTCAAGCCGCTGAGTTTTGAGCAGCTGGGACTGGACGCCGGCTTGGTGTTGTATTCAGCTGAAGCCATCCTGCCCGGACAACCCGGGATGCCCGTTGAAAGCCGGCTCAAGATCACCGGCCTTAATGACCGCGCCTATGTATGGGTGGATGGTAATTTTGCCGGTGTCCTTGATGACGTCACCGGTGCCGAAGGGCTGTTGGTTACCGGCACGGGTGTTGCTGCCAGGCTTGAGATCCTCGTGGAGAACCTGGGTCGGATCAACTACGGTCCTTTGACCGGACATGGCAAAGGCATCCTCGGCGGCGTCCTCATCAACCAGCGATACACCTTCCACTGGACGCAGACTCCGGTGCCATTGGCCGAGTGGACGCAGGACCACCTGGATGTCCTGTCCGGAGTCGAGTTCGAGATTGGCGAGGCGGCCGATACCTACATCGCTTTGCCGGATTCGGAGAAGGGCTTCGTCTGGCTCAACGGCTTCCTGCTCGGCAGGTACTGGAACAAAGGCCCCCAAGTAACCCTTTACGCACCCGCTCCGTTGCTTAAGCCCGGCCGTAACAGCATCAAGGTGCTCGAACTCGGAAAGCCGGGGACCGTCGTCGAACTTCGCGAGGCGCCGGATCTGGGTCCGGTGGAAGCCGGCCCCATCGAGGCGGCCGAACTTCCCTAA
- a CDS encoding MFS transporter, translated as MTNTIATGNAGTWDGHAKGSRGYRRVLAALALAGVATFAQLYSTQAVLPLMAGELNITAAEAALSISLATAGLAVTVLPWSFVADRIGRVRAMAIGIAAATLLGLLVPLAPTVPLLLALRTLEGMALGGIPAIAIAYLNEEVTKVHTALAAGTYVAGTTLGGLAGRLVAGPVGELWGWRAATLAVSLLATVSAVLFLVLVPRQRRFTPAPALGFRGALRTLKRHSSNPKLFSLYLQAFLLMGGFVAVYNYLGFRLHAEPFGLPATVVSLIFLAYLSGTVSSRCAAGLTTRFGRRNMLVTGIGVMSAGLALTLVENLAATLAGLVIFTGGFFAAHSVGSGWTGALATTGRAQAASLYNLSYYLGSSVIGWAGGLAFQAFGWPALALGVIALSSTTAAVTWVVHRPPRHSP; from the coding sequence GTGACCAACACCATCGCCACTGGCAATGCAGGAACCTGGGACGGCCATGCCAAAGGCTCCCGTGGCTACAGGCGTGTCCTTGCAGCATTGGCGCTTGCCGGCGTCGCGACATTTGCCCAGTTGTACTCCACCCAGGCTGTCCTGCCCCTGATGGCCGGAGAGCTGAACATCACTGCCGCTGAGGCGGCGCTCAGTATTTCCCTGGCCACTGCAGGCCTTGCCGTCACAGTGCTGCCCTGGTCCTTTGTGGCAGACAGGATCGGCCGCGTGCGTGCCATGGCCATCGGCATTGCAGCAGCGACACTGCTGGGGCTGCTGGTGCCCTTGGCGCCCACCGTGCCCCTGTTGCTGGCTCTGCGCACCTTGGAGGGCATGGCTCTGGGCGGCATACCGGCCATAGCCATCGCCTACCTCAATGAGGAAGTGACCAAAGTACACACGGCTCTGGCAGCAGGAACCTACGTGGCAGGGACAACCCTGGGCGGTTTGGCGGGACGGCTGGTGGCCGGCCCGGTGGGGGAACTTTGGGGCTGGCGTGCCGCGACCCTGGCTGTCTCCTTGCTGGCCACCGTGTCCGCTGTGCTGTTCCTGGTACTCGTCCCCCGGCAACGACGTTTCACTCCCGCCCCGGCCCTGGGATTCCGGGGAGCGCTCAGGACCCTTAAACGGCACTCGAGCAATCCCAAGCTGTTCTCGTTGTACTTGCAGGCCTTCCTTCTCATGGGCGGTTTCGTGGCGGTCTACAACTACCTGGGTTTTCGATTGCACGCCGAACCCTTCGGACTTCCGGCCACCGTTGTGAGCCTGATCTTCCTCGCGTATCTGTCCGGGACCGTGAGTTCACGATGTGCCGCTGGACTGACTACCAGGTTTGGCAGGCGCAACATGCTGGTGACCGGAATCGGCGTTATGTCCGCGGGCCTGGCACTGACCTTGGTGGAGAACCTCGCTGCCACCTTGGCCGGGCTCGTGATCTTTACCGGCGGCTTCTTCGCCGCTCACAGCGTTGGTTCCGGGTGGACCGGAGCCTTGGCGACCACAGGCCGGGCTCAGGCTGCGTCCCTCTACAACCTTTCCTATTACCTGGGTTCGAGCGTCATAGGTTGGGCTGGGGGGCTCGCTTTCCAGGCGTTCGGCTGGCCGGCCCTGGCGTTGGGAGTGATCGCCCTTTCATCTACGACGGCGGCGGTCACCTGGGTGGTGCACCGCCCGCCGCGCCACTCCCCGTGA
- a CDS encoding BadF/BadG/BcrA/BcrD ATPase family protein, whose protein sequence is MNNLDSAQHSPAPAETLSGTVIGLDIGGTKTRGVRFQNGTPVRDESAGSSNVQNVSREQAAANLAELFGKIGGGGIDEVYAGAGGIDTDEDAQALADLIAPHAPGARITVVHDSRLLLAAGGASAGVAVIAGTGSAAWGKNDAGEEARAGGWGYLLGDEGSGYWLGREAVRHSLKRMNQGLEPDELSQALLDACGVDEPGKLIALFHSPDTGRRYWAQQARIVVEAAAAGDGVSRAMVAQAGQDLADLAEQAVRQLGLDGPVILGSGLGMNVPLLQEAFKAKLAERGITDVRILQQDPVFGVPRLVAEQRR, encoded by the coding sequence GTGAACAATCTTGACTCGGCCCAGCATTCCCCTGCCCCCGCGGAAACCTTGAGCGGAACGGTGATTGGGCTCGATATCGGCGGCACCAAGACCCGTGGCGTGCGGTTCCAGAACGGCACGCCCGTCCGGGATGAAAGCGCCGGCAGCTCCAATGTGCAGAACGTCAGCAGGGAACAGGCAGCAGCCAACCTTGCCGAACTGTTCGGCAAAATCGGTGGCGGCGGGATCGACGAGGTTTACGCCGGTGCCGGCGGGATCGATACGGACGAAGACGCACAGGCGCTCGCAGACCTGATCGCCCCCCATGCGCCCGGGGCCCGCATCACTGTGGTCCATGATTCCCGCTTGCTGTTGGCGGCCGGTGGCGCCAGTGCCGGTGTTGCCGTCATCGCCGGTACAGGCTCAGCCGCGTGGGGAAAGAACGACGCCGGCGAAGAGGCCCGCGCAGGTGGCTGGGGCTACCTCCTGGGCGATGAAGGAAGCGGCTATTGGCTGGGGCGTGAGGCCGTACGGCACAGCCTGAAGCGCATGAACCAAGGTCTGGAGCCCGATGAGCTCAGCCAGGCCTTGTTGGACGCGTGCGGGGTGGATGAACCCGGCAAGCTGATCGCCTTGTTCCATTCGCCGGACACCGGTCGCCGCTACTGGGCACAGCAGGCAAGGATCGTGGTGGAAGCCGCCGCTGCCGGAGACGGGGTCAGCAGGGCAATGGTGGCCCAGGCAGGCCAGGACCTGGCTGATCTTGCCGAACAGGCCGTTCGGCAACTGGGCCTGGACGGTCCAGTGATTCTCGGCAGCGGACTGGGCATGAACGTCCCGCTGCTGCAGGAAGCCTTCAAGGCAAAGCTGGCCGAACGTGGCATCACTGATGTCCGCATCCTCCAGCAGGATCCTGTGTTCGGTGTGCCGCGGCTGGTGGCCGAGCAGCGCCGTTAG
- a CDS encoding LysR family transcriptional regulator → MEPDHHQLIQLLPLLPVLAELGRTEHMTETAEVLGVPQSTVSRAVARASAIVGADLLVRDGRGIRLTPEARTLLPYIEAALENFQAGLDRVRHESDVVRGRIGVSFQHTFGEATLPLLISAFRGRHPHAVFELWQGPRDDCLKQLAGGGMDFALTAPIAPEGKGIRSLPLYREPLRVVLHYRHALAGRTSVHLKELRHDPYVTLPAGVGLRALGETLLREAGFRPRIAFEVQESTSARGLVSAGLGFAILPPAGPGSGTGQLLPEAELGLVEVPIESDLAFRQIGIAWRERSFEPEAVRLFRELVVAEGGELLAELVRARSGTP, encoded by the coding sequence ATGGAGCCGGACCATCATCAGCTCATCCAACTCCTTCCCCTGCTGCCGGTACTTGCCGAGCTGGGCCGCACAGAGCACATGACAGAAACCGCCGAGGTCCTCGGCGTTCCACAGTCAACGGTTAGCCGTGCGGTGGCGCGGGCCAGTGCCATTGTGGGGGCCGATCTCCTGGTTCGCGACGGACGGGGCATCCGGCTCACCCCTGAGGCCAGGACCCTGTTGCCCTACATCGAAGCCGCGCTGGAGAATTTCCAGGCCGGGCTGGACAGGGTCAGGCACGAGTCGGACGTCGTCAGGGGACGGATCGGCGTTTCCTTCCAGCACACCTTTGGCGAAGCGACACTTCCGCTGCTGATCAGTGCCTTCCGTGGGCGCCATCCGCATGCGGTCTTTGAGCTTTGGCAGGGTCCGCGTGACGATTGCCTGAAGCAGTTGGCCGGCGGTGGGATGGACTTCGCCCTGACTGCGCCCATAGCCCCCGAAGGCAAGGGCATCCGGTCCCTTCCGCTCTACCGCGAGCCGCTCAGGGTGGTCCTGCATTACCGGCACGCTTTGGCTGGGCGGACCAGTGTGCACCTCAAAGAACTGCGACACGACCCCTATGTGACACTTCCTGCCGGAGTTGGTCTGCGCGCGCTGGGCGAGACGCTCCTGCGCGAGGCCGGTTTCCGCCCGCGGATCGCGTTCGAAGTCCAGGAATCCACCTCCGCACGCGGCCTTGTTTCGGCGGGCCTGGGGTTCGCCATCCTTCCCCCTGCCGGCCCAGGGTCAGGAACAGGTCAGCTCCTGCCCGAAGCCGAACTGGGGTTGGTAGAGGTGCCCATCGAATCGGACCTGGCCTTCCGGCAGATCGGCATTGCCTGGCGGGAGAGAAGTTTCGAGCCCGAGGCCGTGCGGCTTTTCCGTGAACTGGTGGTTGCCGAGGGCGGGGAACTGTTGGCGGAGCTCGTCAGAGCCCGTTCAGGTACTCCCTGA
- a CDS encoding TMEM175 family protein: protein MTQVPKSRELSSPERLQAFTDAVVAIALTLLILPLMESVGELADHQGTTAQWLEEEQYAVLGFVLSFVLIAVFWVQHHKLFRSVKRVDSGLLWLTVAWMFTIVVMPVATSLSTQMASDWAQPLVYIGTLFATSFVLLLARTYLRSHPDLHAMDEAEAVSGIRASGIVSALFLASLILSLVIPGAGNWPLLLMLLSEPLQRLDRRWVRRTSTPRPPHDSR from the coding sequence ATGACACAGGTCCCAAAAAGCCGGGAGTTGTCGTCACCGGAGCGTTTGCAGGCGTTTACGGATGCCGTGGTGGCGATTGCCTTGACGTTGTTGATTCTTCCGTTGATGGAGAGCGTCGGTGAACTGGCCGACCACCAGGGCACCACTGCCCAATGGCTGGAGGAAGAACAGTACGCTGTGCTCGGCTTCGTGTTGAGTTTTGTCCTCATCGCAGTGTTCTGGGTCCAGCACCACAAGCTTTTCCGCAGCGTCAAGCGCGTGGATTCAGGATTGTTGTGGTTGACGGTCGCTTGGATGTTCACCATCGTGGTGATGCCGGTGGCAACCTCGCTGTCCACCCAGATGGCCTCCGATTGGGCCCAGCCGCTGGTGTACATCGGGACGCTCTTTGCCACCAGCTTCGTGCTCCTCTTGGCCCGTACTTATTTGCGGTCCCACCCGGACCTCCACGCCATGGACGAAGCCGAGGCAGTATCAGGGATTCGAGCCAGCGGCATCGTCTCGGCGTTGTTCCTGGCCTCGCTGATCCTGTCCCTGGTCATCCCGGGTGCAGGAAACTGGCCCCTGCTGCTGATGCTGCTCAGTGAGCCACTCCAACGGCTGGACCGGCGATGGGTCCGCCGCACGTCCACCCCACGCCCGCCTCACGATAGTCGCTGA